A genome region from Babesia bigemina genome assembly Bbig001, chromosome : I includes the following:
- a CDS encoding PIN2-INTERACTING PROTEIN X1 domain containing protein, putative, giving the protein MSKAFRESVRNSISSVGSAVKSKFGAAILSKYGWKEGEGLGKNRDGIVDPVKLRAAKHNEGLCYVEHVQLGRKDSDQWHNWWDELYNEMASKSTKVTSVTSTVTDKGSNTENGESDYSHSGDDESAVDASSSELSSDGETSSDISSESSSSDESNRSDGAQLQHHSYNSDIYRKHKMIRVRQDVETVGGGDCGDAVANRRSDSDQEYAVEANEGGHSSDSSTSDSGVCSRTRSSGRRITPVDVLSGSDSEAPSAPKISSIGNGNAENVKRQPRHKRLIASHDNNAADSTAVAEKRTSQGRETDERKKSHRRKRQKQSSNNA; this is encoded by the exons ATGTCTAAGGCGTTTCGTGAATCTGTGCGTAACAGCATTTCAA GCGTCGGAAGTGCCGTGAAGTCTAAGTTCGGCGCTGCTATTTTGTCGAAATATGGGTGGAAGGA gggtgagggtctcGGTAAGAACCGCGATGGCATTGTGGATCCTGTGAAGTTGCGAGCCGCTAAACACAACGAAGGC CTATGTTATGTCGAGCATGTGCAGTTGGGTAGGAAGGATTCCGACCAGTGGCACAACTGGTGGGACGAGCTGTACAACGAAATGGCCAGCAAGTCAACCAAGGTCACCTCTGTAACGTCCACAGTAACGGATAAGGGAAGCAACACTGAAAATGGTGAAAGTGATTATTCGCATAGTGGCGACGACGAGTCGGCGGTAGACGCCAGCAGCTCGGAGCTTTCCTCGGATGGCGAAACGAGCTCCGACATCAGCTCTGAATCGAGCTCATCCGACGAGTCCAATCGCAGCGACGGAGCGCAACTACAGCATCATTCGTATAATAGCGATATATACCGCAAGCACAAGATGATTAGAGTACGGCAGGATGTTGAGACTGTGGGTGGAGGTGATTGCGGCGACGCTGTTGCAAATCGCCGTAGCGACTCAGATCAGGAATACGCTGTGGAAGCTAATGAGGGAGGACATAGCAGCGACTCGTCTACAAGCGACTCTGGCGTATGTTCACGGACTAGAAGCTCTGGCCGCCGCATTACCCCTGTCGACGTTTTGTCGGGAAGCGATTCGGAAGCACCATCAGCTCCGAAGATTTCAAGCATCGGCAATGGAAATGCAGAAAATGTCAAACGCCAGCCGCGACACAAGCGCCTCATTGCCTCACACGACAACAATGCAGCAGACTCAACAGCAGTGGCGGAGAAACGGACTAGTCAGGGACGCGAAACTGACGAGCGCAAGAAGTCACATCGGCGTAAGCGCCAGAAACAGAGCTCAAACAACGCCTAA